GGTGGCCGCCAAGGCGTTCATGTGCCACAGCGGCCTGGACGGCTACCCGGGCGTCGACGACGCCTCGCTCTACGGGGCGCTCCGGCGGGGGGCCGAGCTGGGGATGACCGTCGGGCTGCACGCCGAGAGCGATGGCCTGACCACGGCGCTCGGCGGCGAGGCCCAGGCGGCCGGCCAGAAGGATGCCCGGGCCTGGGCCTCGGCGCGCCCGCCCTTCACCGAGCTGGAGCCGGTCCGGCGGGCGCTGCTGCTGGCGCGCGAGACCGGCGCCTCGGTCCACTTCGTCCACGTCAGCACTCCCGAGGCCGTCCGCGAGGTCGCGGCGGCCCGCGCACATGGCGTCCGGGCCACGCTGGAGACCTGCCCGCACTACCTTGCGCTGGACGAGGATGACCTGGCCCGCCTCGGCCCGTACGGCAAATGTGCGCCGCCGCTCAGGCCGCGCGCCGTGGTCGAGGCTCTGTGGCAAGAAGTCCTGGCTGGCCGCGTGGACCTGATCGCCTCGGACCATTCGCCCTGCCCGCCGGCGGACAAGGATCGCGGCCACGACGACATCTGGCTGGCCTGGGGCGGCCTGCACGGCGTCCAGACCCTCCTGCCGGTCCTGCTGACGGAGGGCGTCCACGCCCGCGGCCTGTCGCTGAAGGCCCTCGTGCGGCTGACTTCGGCGGCCACGGCCCGGCGCTACGGACTCTACCCACAGAAGGGCGCGCTGCTCGTCGGGTCAGACGCCGACATCGCGATCGTCGATCCAGACGCCGCCTGGACGCTCGACGCCAGCATGCTCAAGACGCGCTGGCCGCTCAGCCCGTTCCTCGGCAAGGCGTTCCGGGGGCGCGTCTGTACGACCATCCTCCGGGGGACCGTCGTCTGCCAGGATGGCGAGATCCAGGTGCAGCCGGGCTTCGGGCAGCGGCTGTTCCCGGCGTCGGCAAGCTCGGGGTGCAGGCAGGCATGCTCGCCGTGACGACAGATGCGCCCGAGCTGATCCGCGACCTCTCGTACGAGCTGGTGACCGCGCTCGAAGAGGAGCTGTACCAGCACAGCGTCGGCGTCACCGGCCTGGGCGGCGGCGCGACGTTTGGCGTCCTGAAGCGGGACGCGGCTGGTGAGTTGCTGGGAGGCCTCTACGCGACCACCTGGGCCGGCTGGCTGGACATCCGCCTGCTGTGGGTCCGCGAGGACGCCCGTGGGCAGGGGCTTGGCAGCCAGTTGCTCGCGGCCGCCGAAGCCGAAGCCCTCGCACGTGGCTGCCACAGCGCCACGCTGGAGACGCACAGTTTCCAGGCCCCGGCGTTCTACGTGCGGCACGGGTACACGGTCTTCGCCACGCTCGACGGCTATCCGCCCGGCCACAGCAAGCAGTATCTGCAAAAATCGTTGCGTGCCGCCCCCGCCGCAATGGATACCAGCAGGACACCCCATCTTCCGGCCCCTCCCGCACCGCTGGCAAGTCCCTCGGCCGATACTCCCACTGCTCCCCCGCCTGCTCCCCCGCCAGCGCCCCCGCCAGCGCCTGCACCTGCGCCCCCACCAGCACCCCCATCCTCACGTTGATACCCGGTCTCTCGTGGAGTCTTGATGTCTGCGCCCACCCCTTCGATTTCGACCCATGTGCTTGACAATGAGCGCGGCGTCCCGGCCGTCGGCGTCCGGGTGACGCTCGAGCGGCTCGACGGGGACACCTTCGTCACGCTCACCGACCTGCTGACCGACGCTGATGGCAGGATCGGCAACTTGCTGGCGCCGTTCGATCTGCAGCCGGCCACCTATCAGATCAGCTGGGATGCCGGCAGCTACTTCCGGGGGAAGAGCGGCGACGCGCCGTTCGTGCGGATCGTGTCGGTCGCCTTTCAGATCACGGACACCCGCCGCCACTACCACATTCCGCTGCTGATGACCCGCTTCAGCGGCACGACGTATCGCGGCAGCTGACCCCGCGCCACGCCGCCAACAGCCTGGAAGGCCCTCACCCCCGGCCCCTCTCCTTGTGCGCGGGAGAGGGGGGATGAGCAGCACGACGGCTGTTCCTTCGTATTCGGGCGTGACGGCCTGGGGTAAGCGCGGTTCTCGCTTCCCTCCCCTCTCCCGCGCACAGGGAGAGGGGCCGGGGGTGAGGGCCTCCGTTCACCTCGGCCTGCGCCTGCCGGCAGCGCATCCGCTGCCTGGCCGATCCATTCCGTCTACTGACGGATCTGCGCGCCGGAATGTCCAATCCGTCCCCCCAGGTGCGTTGTCACAGTTGTTCAGAGAGGGCACGCTCGCCGCCCCGAAATCGTCAGGGACTCTTTCTCGGTACGGCA
This sequence is a window from Chloroflexota bacterium. Protein-coding genes within it:
- the allB gene encoding allantoinase AllB → MSRRIKNGRSFTRLRPILPRAPHAKPFALQPLTPRAYDAVARARLARRTGEDCAVKADLLIAGGTLVSEHEAVRADVAVVGGRVAAILDPSSAVEAERRVDATGKLVLPGLVDGHVHFNEPGRIHWEGFATGSAAAAAGGITTVLDMPLNNDPPTLDGASLALKAAAVADKSVVDYGLWGGIVPANLGQLGELHAGGVVAAKAFMCHSGLDGYPGVDDASLYGALRRGAELGMTVGLHAESDGLTTALGGEAQAAGQKDARAWASARPPFTELEPVRRALLLARETGASVHFVHVSTPEAVREVAAARAHGVRATLETCPHYLALDEDDLARLGPYGKCAPPLRPRAVVEALWQEVLAGRVDLIASDHSPCPPADKDRGHDDIWLAWGGLHGVQTLLPVLLTEGVHARGLSLKALVRLTSAATARRYGLYPQKGALLVGSDADIAIVDPDAAWTLDASMLKTRWPLSPFLGKAFRGRVCTTILRGTVVCQDGEIQVQPGFGQRLFPASASSGCRQACSP
- the uraH gene encoding hydroxyisourate hydrolase; translated protein: MSAPTPSISTHVLDNERGVPAVGVRVTLERLDGDTFVTLTDLLTDADGRIGNLLAPFDLQPATYQISWDAGSYFRGKSGDAPFVRIVSVAFQITDTRRHYHIPLLMTRFSGTTYRGS
- a CDS encoding GNAT family N-acetyltransferase, coding for MLAVTTDAPELIRDLSYELVTALEEELYQHSVGVTGLGGGATFGVLKRDAAGELLGGLYATTWAGWLDIRLLWVREDARGQGLGSQLLAAAEAEALARGCHSATLETHSFQAPAFYVRHGYTVFATLDGYPPGHSKQYLQKSLRAAPAAMDTSRTPHLPAPPAPLASPSADTPTAPPPAPPPAPPPAPAPAPPPAPPSSR